A window of Prolixibacter sp. SD074 contains these coding sequences:
- a CDS encoding Do family serine endopeptidase, with translation MNKFKKVTTNLLIAFAGAIIAIAVYSTTVGKTKVVTVKEPSQSVQLTSLPSAPQGQVPDLTFAAEKSVHAVAHIQTMIKNQGYGNGSGNPFFDFFFGDRGGQYQQQPQYTRASGSGVIISSDGYIVTNNHVVDGAENIQVILNDDKKYDAKVIGRDPNTDIALVKIDAKNLPYLTWGNSDALKLGEWVLAVGNPFNLTSTVTAGIVSAKGRAIGINAGKMPLESFIQTDAAVNPGNSGGALVNTRGELVGINTAIASRTGSYSGYSFAVPSAIAEKVVSDLKEYGEVQRALLGVTIQRVTSQVAKEHDLDKVEGIYIGKVTEDGAAKEAGIREGDVILKIDNTVVNTNPELMEQLAKHRPGDQVTLTIKRDGKLKQYKVVLRNTRGDTSILKESFSVLGAKFGPVSDQDMQRLQLNSGIQVDELSRGKLKDLGVKEGFIITEINKKPVSTVDDVKRALNQTEEGRPVLIEGVYPNGQWAYYVFRVQ, from the coding sequence ATGAATAAATTTAAGAAAGTAACAACAAATTTACTTATTGCTTTTGCAGGAGCAATCATCGCAATAGCTGTTTATTCAACGACAGTTGGCAAAACAAAAGTTGTCACCGTTAAGGAACCTTCGCAATCGGTGCAACTAACCAGTCTTCCCAGTGCACCTCAGGGGCAGGTACCCGATTTAACATTTGCCGCCGAAAAATCGGTACATGCGGTAGCCCATATCCAGACCATGATAAAAAATCAGGGCTATGGTAATGGCAGCGGAAATCCCTTTTTCGATTTCTTTTTCGGCGACCGCGGAGGACAATATCAGCAACAGCCTCAATACACCCGGGCATCGGGTTCCGGTGTCATCATCAGTTCCGATGGATACATTGTCACAAACAACCATGTAGTCGACGGTGCGGAGAACATTCAGGTTATCCTCAACGATGACAAAAAATACGATGCGAAAGTAATCGGCCGCGATCCCAATACAGATATAGCCCTCGTAAAGATTGACGCAAAAAATCTTCCTTACCTTACCTGGGGAAATTCTGATGCCTTGAAATTAGGTGAATGGGTTCTGGCTGTAGGAAACCCATTTAATCTTACTTCAACAGTTACTGCAGGTATTGTCAGTGCAAAAGGCCGTGCCATCGGCATTAATGCCGGAAAAATGCCGCTGGAATCGTTCATCCAGACCGACGCAGCCGTAAATCCGGGGAACAGCGGAGGTGCACTTGTTAATACGCGCGGAGAACTGGTCGGTATCAACACAGCCATCGCATCCCGTACCGGTTCATATTCAGGTTACTCTTTTGCAGTTCCATCAGCCATCGCTGAGAAAGTGGTCAGTGACCTGAAGGAATATGGTGAAGTTCAGCGTGCATTACTTGGCGTAACAATTCAGAGAGTTACCTCGCAAGTAGCAAAAGAACACGACCTGGACAAAGTTGAAGGTATTTATATCGGCAAAGTTACAGAAGATGGCGCCGCAAAAGAAGCCGGAATTCGCGAAGGCGATGTTATTCTGAAGATAGACAATACAGTAGTGAACACCAATCCTGAACTGATGGAACAACTTGCCAAACATCGTCCGGGCGACCAGGTAACCTTAACCATCAAAAGGGATGGGAAACTGAAACAATATAAAGTAGTCCTCCGTAATACACGAGGAGACACAAGTATTCTCAAAGAATCCTTCTCAGTACTTGGTGCCAAATTTGGCCCCGTTTCCGATCAGGATATGCAACGCTTGCAATTGAACAGTGGAATCCAGGTAGATGAGTTATCCAGGGGAAAATTAAAAGATTTAGGTGTAAAAGAAGGATTTATCATCACCGAGATAAACAAAAAACCTGTTTCCACGGTTGATGATGTAAAACGCGCACTCAACCAAACAGAAGAAGGCCGTCCGGTTCTGATCGAAGGAGTTTATCCAAATGGACAATGGGCCTACTATGTTTTTAGAGTACAATAA